In Crassostrea angulata isolate pt1a10 chromosome 6, ASM2561291v2, whole genome shotgun sequence, a genomic segment contains:
- the LOC128189690 gene encoding tumor protein p53-inducible nuclear protein 1-like: protein MFSSVTNYLFGSSQPEEEETVQKMELETSPAKDDDWLIVNVQDKTTCVTVPTVCRVSGHSPYSSDSDTGMGHGTPSTSGASTPNSRFFLRMHESWILTPPPCFTAGGPTSQVPMTEMENLLIEHPSMSVYNSHCSRGSSGEDSNLSESSTDSISNIVAKKGLRPRNSQGQVIRQAPRRPNAVAARCGILAQAEALKSAQRSKQRKESLHLSKGSLDRHNKTTLRHSKKFSQKNRIQTPSGRNFNTQQMKH, encoded by the exons ATGTTCAGCAGTGTTACTAACTACCTGTTTGGGTCCTCCCAGCCTGAGGAGGAGGAGACTGTGCAGAAAATGGAGCTGGAGACATCCCCTGCCAAGGATGATGATTGGTTGATTGTCAACGTTCAAG ATAAGACTACGTGTGTCACTGTTCCAACAGTCTGTCGAGTCTCGGGTCACTCCCCCTATAGTAGTGACAGCGACACTGGTATGGGCCATGGCACGCCCAGCACGTCTGGTGCCTCCACGCCTAACTCCAGGTTCTTTCTGCGTATGCATGAAAGTTGGATTTTAACCCCACCTCCTTGTTTTACTGCAGGCGGCCCAACGTCCCAAGTTCCTATGACAGAAATGGAGAACCTCCTGATCGAACATCCCAGTATGTCTGTCTACAACAGTCACTGCTCCCGAGGAAGTTCCGGGGAGGACAGTAATCTCTCCGAGTCTTCCACGGACAGTATATCTAACATTGTGGCCAAAAAGGGTCTCCGTCCAAGAAACAGTCAAGGGCAGGTAATCCGACAGGCCCCGAGGCGACCCAATGCTGTGGCCGCTCGGTGTGGGATTCTTGCCCAGGCCGAGGCCCTGAAATCTGCTCAGCGTTCCAAGCAACGCAAAGAATCTCTCCATCTCTCCAAAGGCAGCTTAGATAGACACAACAAGACTACACTTCGCCACAGCAAGAAATTCAGCCAGAAGAACAGAATCCAAACTCCCTCTGGACGCAACTTCAACACTCAGCAGATGAAGCACTAA
- the LOC128190690 gene encoding uncharacterized protein LOC128190690: protein MELQLTPCLALDMASQRISFLVVLLCTIVVTESFAVVRFWRPQGSIIENKDGKNNNKINNKNNTSTSNEMETERQERNNDTVLVVVWGSICVMFLVACGLIVVLNTSKISVRHVKLEEGLIKHNDQNKNYLCRLKLTENPLYSIKWGQPLPTIPEEDADEYIAVTGYLTFHRPTPKRKNMDESMNTKQDVAIAIHPLISPRLM from the exons ATGGAGCTTCAGTTGACACCCTGTTTAGCCCTGGACATGGCCTCTCAGAGAATCTCTTTCCTTGTTGTATTGCTCTGTACGATCGTCGTTACGGAATCATTCGCCGTCGTCAGATTTTGGAGACCACAGGGTAGCATCATAGAGAATAAGG ATGggaaaaacaataacaaaattaacaacaaaaacaacacgTCAACAAGCAACGAAATGGAGACAGAACGACAAGAGCGCAACAATGATACAG tgttggTCGTAGTGTGGGGATCTATCTGTGTAATGTTTCTGGTTGCCTGTGGATTGATAGTTGTTCTGAACACAAG CAAAATATCCGTGAGACACGTTAAATTAGAAGAGGGATTGATCAAGCATAATGATCAGAACAAGAACTATCTGTGTAGATTAAAACTCACAGAGAATCCCTTATACAGCATCAAATGGGGGCAGCCTTTACCAACTATACCCGAGGAAGACGCGGATGAATATATTGCCGTGACAGGGTACTTGACATTTCACAGGCCAACTCCAAAGAGGAAAAATATGGATGAATCCATGAACACTAAACAAGATGTGGCAATTGCAATTCACCCACTAATTTCACCAAGGCTGATGTAG